In the genome of Pseudomonas putida, one region contains:
- a CDS encoding AraC family transcriptional regulator: protein MSTPLREQTHLWQAPALGDVEMLHARYFQQRFAPHVHEGYVFTVIESGAQRFWHRGSEHLAPVGSMVLINPDELHTGATAHEAGWRYRGFYPEHERVTGVLDELELSRHGMPHFKDSVIQDPALATLFSQLHQLSESDASALEQQTAWRQAVLALVQRHGHIAEAPLPGNEPLAVARARELLESQLADPPSLEALAAAVNLSPFHFARVFRQATGLPPHAWLKQRRLSRARELLKSGLPASEVAFALGFADQSHLSRQFKQAYGVTPGAYRQACRFV from the coding sequence ATGAGCACACCCCTGCGCGAACAAACCCACCTTTGGCAGGCCCCAGCACTGGGCGACGTCGAAATGCTGCACGCGCGGTATTTCCAACAGCGCTTCGCCCCCCACGTGCACGAAGGCTATGTGTTCACCGTGATCGAATCCGGCGCCCAGCGCTTCTGGCATCGCGGCAGCGAGCACCTGGCACCGGTGGGCAGCATGGTGTTGATCAACCCGGACGAGCTGCATACCGGGGCCACGGCCCACGAGGCGGGCTGGCGATATCGTGGCTTCTATCCCGAGCACGAGCGGGTCACTGGCGTGCTCGATGAGCTGGAACTGAGCCGGCATGGCATGCCGCACTTCAAGGACAGCGTGATCCAGGACCCTGCCCTGGCCACCCTGTTCAGCCAGTTGCACCAGCTCTCGGAGTCCGACGCCAGCGCCTTGGAGCAACAAACCGCGTGGCGCCAAGCGGTCCTGGCGCTGGTACAACGTCACGGCCACATCGCCGAGGCGCCTCTGCCCGGCAACGAACCGCTCGCCGTGGCCCGCGCTCGCGAACTGCTCGAAAGCCAGCTGGCCGACCCGCCCTCGCTCGAAGCCCTGGCCGCAGCGGTCAACCTCTCCCCCTTCCACTTCGCCCGGGTATTCCGCCAGGCCACCGGCCTGCCGCCCCACGCCTGGCTCAAGCAGCGCCGCCTGTCCCGCGCCCGAGAGCTGCTCAAGAGCGGCCTCCCCGCCTCAGAGGTCGCCTTCGCCCTGGGCTTTGCCGACCAGAGCCACCTCAGCCGGCAGTTCAAGCAGGCCTATGGCGTGACACCGGGGGCGTATCGGCAGGCGTGTCGGTTCGTTTAG
- a CDS encoding AzlD domain-containing protein, with translation MTWLLIFAMGLVVFLNRYAFLEPRLPLRLSSNARQFLGFAVPGMLTAICGPIIFLPGHQLDLSVTNPYLLGSLVAIALVLLTRSVLLSMLVSMLIFFILRSWLA, from the coding sequence ATGACCTGGTTGCTGATCTTCGCCATGGGCCTGGTGGTGTTCCTCAACCGCTACGCCTTCCTGGAACCCCGCCTGCCCCTGCGCCTGAGCTCCAATGCGCGGCAGTTCCTCGGTTTCGCGGTGCCAGGCATGCTGACGGCCATCTGCGGGCCGATCATCTTCCTGCCTGGGCATCAGCTGGACCTGAGCGTCACCAACCCCTACCTGCTCGGTTCGCTGGTGGCCATCGCCCTGGTGCTGTTGACCCGCAGCGTATTGCTGAGCATGCTGGTGAGCATGTTGATTTTCTTCATCCTGCGCAGCTGGCTGGCATGA
- a CDS encoding AzlC family ABC transporter permease produces MPCSPPVARQAFLHGAIAIMPLSLAVAPWGLLAGSMAIEANLSAWEGQGLSAIVFAGAAQLVAIGMLKGGANLFSILLTTLLLTSQHLLYGLTMRPVLSGQPLRWRLGLGFLLTDEFFALTSRYDQQQFNRWYALGVGLTFYVAWNLFTLAGILLGQNIPHLDQLGLDFSIVATFVALIAPLVRNLPTVVCVAVSLLCSVLFSYWHWETALVAAGLLGMAAGFACQKLSGGRP; encoded by the coding sequence ATGCCCTGCAGCCCACCTGTCGCCCGCCAAGCCTTCCTCCATGGCGCCATCGCCATCATGCCCCTGTCCCTGGCCGTGGCCCCTTGGGGCTTGCTCGCCGGTTCCATGGCCATCGAGGCCAACCTCAGCGCCTGGGAGGGCCAGGGGCTGTCTGCCATCGTCTTCGCCGGGGCCGCGCAGCTGGTTGCGATCGGCATGCTCAAGGGCGGTGCCAACCTGTTCTCGATCCTGCTCACCACTTTGCTGCTGACCTCCCAGCACCTGCTCTATGGGCTGACCATGCGCCCGGTGCTGTCCGGCCAGCCTTTGCGCTGGCGCCTGGGGCTGGGCTTTCTGCTCACCGACGAATTCTTCGCCTTGACCAGCCGCTACGACCAACAACAGTTCAACCGCTGGTACGCTCTGGGCGTCGGCCTGACGTTCTATGTGGCCTGGAACCTCTTCACCCTGGCCGGGATACTCCTCGGCCAGAACATCCCGCACCTGGACCAGCTGGGCCTGGACTTTTCCATTGTCGCCACCTTCGTCGCGCTGATCGCACCCTTGGTGCGCAACCTGCCGACAGTGGTGTGCGTGGCGGTATCGCTGCTGTGCTCGGTGCTGTTCAGTTACTGGCATTGGGAAACTGCCCTGGTCGCAGCTGGCCTGCTAGGCATGGCCGCCGGATTCGCATGCCAGAAACTCAGCGGAGGCCGCCCATGA
- a CDS encoding LysE family translocator, with amino-acid sequence MNTALTATYALTVLLLIATPGPVVALIVNTAAASGSRKALSTAVGTNWASLVLIGAAAWIIMTSAAIDKAWLSGLSLLGCLFIAYIAITTLREALQAPAAEAPAPAAEQPGRGGLLQGFMVGISNPKDIIFFISFFPQFIQITESFGKSMVVLSLLWIAIDFAVLSLYIFAIGKIASQRSNRIITLASGVALLLIALAGLGYNIKELAG; translated from the coding sequence GTGAACACCGCACTCACCGCCACTTACGCCCTTACCGTCCTGCTGCTGATCGCCACCCCTGGCCCCGTCGTGGCATTGATCGTCAACACCGCGGCCGCCTCAGGCTCGCGCAAGGCGTTGTCCACTGCCGTCGGCACCAACTGGGCTTCGCTGGTACTGATCGGCGCCGCTGCCTGGATCATCATGACCAGCGCCGCCATCGACAAGGCCTGGCTCAGCGGCCTGAGCCTGCTGGGCTGCCTGTTCATCGCCTACATCGCCATCACGACCCTGCGCGAAGCGCTGCAGGCACCGGCGGCCGAGGCACCAGCGCCCGCCGCTGAACAGCCCGGGCGCGGCGGGCTGCTCCAGGGTTTCATGGTCGGCATCTCCAATCCCAAGGACATCATCTTCTTCATTTCCTTCTTCCCACAGTTCATCCAGATCACCGAATCGTTCGGCAAGAGCATGGTGGTGCTGTCGCTGCTGTGGATCGCCATCGATTTCGCCGTGCTCAGCCTATACATCTTCGCCATCGGCAAGATCGCCTCGCAACGCAGCAACCGCATCATCACCCTCGCCTCGGGTGTTGCCCTGCTGCTGATCGCCCTCGCCGGGCTGGGGTACAACATCAAAGAGCTGGCCGGCTGA
- a CDS encoding YqcI/YcgG family protein has protein sequence MFTGYGNCYRLDALELAAEHIQDNQHWTYRTIAHFRALLAHPDFPCLFGRKAVAAGTCHLVFARATQLAADIARGLTDYVNTLEPIPLRQRIGNPLLVFLETLPGSTLAEQQALAWSVLQQVHELDPQPWPHTVPTDPHDSDWSFCFAGMPLFINMNFPAHRQMKSRNLGAHIAFVINPRESFDEVASAATESGRRIRARIRQRVSHYNDGIVPDTLGFFGQDDNFEWRQYQLQEPGSLNPSRCPFHAQAIPETLIEN, from the coding sequence ATGTTTACGGGTTATGGAAATTGCTATCGCTTGGATGCGCTAGAGCTGGCCGCTGAACATATCCAGGACAACCAACATTGGACATACCGAACCATCGCGCACTTTCGCGCCCTGCTCGCACACCCCGACTTTCCCTGCCTGTTTGGACGCAAGGCCGTCGCTGCCGGCACCTGCCATCTGGTGTTTGCCCGCGCGACGCAGCTGGCGGCGGACATCGCCCGGGGGCTTACCGATTACGTGAACACCCTGGAGCCGATTCCACTCAGGCAACGCATCGGCAACCCGCTGCTGGTGTTTCTCGAAACCCTGCCAGGTAGCACGCTGGCAGAACAGCAGGCGCTGGCTTGGTCAGTGCTGCAGCAAGTCCATGAACTCGACCCACAGCCCTGGCCTCACACGGTGCCGACCGATCCTCACGACAGTGACTGGTCGTTCTGCTTCGCGGGCATGCCGCTGTTCATCAACATGAATTTCCCGGCGCACCGGCAGATGAAAAGCCGCAACCTTGGCGCGCACATCGCCTTCGTCATCAACCCCAGGGAAAGCTTCGATGAAGTCGCCAGCGCCGCCACCGAGAGTGGCCGGCGCATCCGCGCACGCATTCGCCAGCGGGTTAGCCATTACAACGACGGCATCGTTCCCGACACCCTTGGCTTCTTCGGCCAAGACGACAACTTCGAATGGCGCCAGTACCAACTCCAGGAACCGGGCTCGCTCAACCCTTCGCGTTGCCCGTTCCATGCCCAGGCAATACCTGAAACCCTGATCGAGAACTGA
- a CDS encoding LysR substrate-binding domain-containing protein has protein sequence MSERIQALHALRAFEVASRYGSFTRAAQELALTQGAVSHHVKTLEAMFGCDLFERRGPKLRLTEHGRLLAQELKVGFKIIENACALLRQDRYALRLKAPSTLTVRWLLRALDGFKKVDNSCSVQLSSVWMDIDSVDFYSEPYDCAILLGNGRFAADVESLKLFDEWLIPVCHPDYLQAEEPTLSALQHCDLLHPSPDRRDWRRWLARLDVHDISIDQGQVFDTLDQGISAAQQGLGISVVDLVLVSADLAAGRLVTPFKHAVATGDGYYMTWLKASPKARQMQRLRDFLLSQVPPLAYKDIDYLYG, from the coding sequence ATGTCGGAACGGATTCAAGCACTGCACGCCTTGCGCGCTTTCGAAGTGGCCTCACGCTACGGCTCCTTCACCCGGGCGGCCCAGGAATTGGCCCTGACCCAAGGCGCGGTCAGTCATCACGTCAAGACGCTTGAGGCCATGTTCGGCTGCGACCTGTTCGAACGGCGCGGGCCCAAGCTGCGCCTGACCGAGCACGGTCGATTGTTGGCCCAGGAGCTCAAGGTCGGTTTCAAGATCATCGAAAACGCCTGCGCCTTGTTGCGCCAGGATCGCTATGCGTTGCGCCTGAAGGCGCCCTCGACCCTTACCGTGCGCTGGCTGCTCAGGGCGTTGGATGGTTTCAAGAAGGTCGACAACAGTTGCAGCGTGCAGTTGTCGAGCGTCTGGATGGACATCGATAGCGTGGATTTCTACTCCGAGCCTTATGACTGCGCGATCCTGTTGGGCAATGGCCGCTTTGCCGCCGATGTAGAGAGCCTCAAGCTGTTCGATGAGTGGCTGATTCCGGTGTGTCATCCGGACTATCTGCAGGCAGAGGAGCCGACACTGTCGGCGCTGCAGCATTGCGACCTGCTGCACCCGTCGCCGGATCGGCGCGACTGGCGGCGCTGGCTGGCACGGCTGGACGTCCATGACATCAGCATCGACCAGGGCCAGGTCTTCGATACGCTCGATCAAGGCATTTCGGCCGCCCAGCAGGGCCTGGGCATCTCCGTGGTCGACCTGGTGCTGGTCAGCGCCGACCTGGCGGCAGGCCGGCTGGTGACACCGTTCAAGCACGCCGTGGCCACGGGCGACGGCTATTACATGACCTGGCTCAAGGCCAGCCCCAAGGCGCGGCAGATGCAGCGGCTGCGTGACTTTCTGCTCAGCCAGGTGCCGCCGCTGGCGTACAAGGACATCGACTACCTCTACGGCTGA
- a CDS encoding DNA polymerase II, translating into MQLQQGFVLTRHWHDTPEGTCVEFWLATDQGPRQLRLAPQVSVAFVAAEQAERVRALLGAEQGVELRPLGLRDFDQRPVLGLYCRQHRHLMQLEQRLRGAGIDVFEADIRPPERYLMERFITAPVLFSGLADAQGVICDAHLKPDPDYRPALRLVSLDIETSERGELYSIALEGCGQRQVYMLGPANGDASAVDFDLEYCDNRAQLLERLNQWFARHDPDAIIGWSLVQFDLRLLHEHAARLQVPLALGRNGAPLTLRTHGGRNHVFADAPGRLLIDGIESLRSATWSFPSFSLESVAQTLLGEGKAIDSPYQRMDEINRMFAEDKPALARYNLKDCELVTRIFAHTRLLEFLLERATVTGLPVDRSGGSVAAFCHLYIPPMHRQGYVAPNLGSRPEEASPGGFVMDSRPGLYDSVLVLDYKSLYPSIIRTFLIDPVGLVEGLAQPDDAHSVEGFRGARFSRTRHSLPAIVERVWQGREAAKRAGNAPLSQALKIIMNAFYGVLGSSGCRFFDPRLASSITMRGHQIMRQTRALIEARGFDVIYGDTDSTFVWLKGAHSEEAAARIGRELVTEVNHWWRQHLKATLGLDSALELQFETHYRRFLMPTIRGTDEGSKKRYAGLVRRAQGQEEMVYKGLESVRTDWSPLARQFQQELYGRIFRGQPYRDYVRDFVRRTLAGEQDTLLIYRKRLRRPLADYQRNVPPHVRAARLADEYNSRLGRPQQYQNGGWISYVITTAGPEPLENQHSPIDHEHYLSRQLQPVADAILPFVGDDFGTLTGRQLLLF; encoded by the coding sequence GTGCAGTTGCAGCAGGGCTTTGTCCTCACCCGCCATTGGCATGACACGCCCGAGGGCACCTGCGTCGAGTTCTGGCTAGCCACCGACCAGGGGCCCCGGCAGTTGCGCCTGGCACCGCAGGTGTCGGTGGCCTTCGTTGCAGCCGAGCAGGCCGAACGGGTCCGGGCGCTGCTGGGGGCCGAACAGGGTGTGGAGCTGCGGCCCTTGGGGTTGCGCGATTTCGACCAGCGCCCGGTACTGGGCCTGTACTGCCGCCAGCATCGCCACCTGATGCAGCTTGAGCAGCGCCTGCGCGGCGCGGGCATCGACGTTTTCGAGGCTGACATCCGCCCACCGGAGCGTTACCTGATGGAGCGCTTCATCACCGCCCCGGTGCTGTTCAGCGGCCTGGCCGATGCCCAGGGTGTGATCTGCGATGCCCACCTCAAACCCGATCCTGACTACCGCCCGGCGCTGCGCCTGGTGTCGCTGGACATCGAGACCAGCGAGCGCGGCGAACTCTACAGCATTGCCCTGGAAGGCTGTGGCCAGCGCCAGGTCTACATGCTCGGCCCAGCCAACGGCGATGCAAGCGCCGTGGACTTCGATCTTGAGTATTGCGACAACCGCGCCCAGTTGCTCGAGCGCCTCAACCAATGGTTCGCTCGCCATGACCCTGACGCGATCATCGGCTGGAGCCTGGTGCAGTTCGACCTGCGCCTGTTGCATGAACATGCCGCGCGCCTGCAAGTGCCGCTGGCCCTGGGGCGCAACGGTGCACCCCTGACCTTGCGCACCCATGGCGGCCGCAACCACGTGTTTGCCGATGCCCCGGGCCGACTGTTGATCGACGGCATCGAGTCGCTGCGCTCGGCCACCTGGAGCTTCCCTTCGTTCAGCCTCGAAAGTGTCGCCCAGACCCTGCTGGGCGAAGGCAAGGCCATCGATTCGCCCTACCAGCGCATGGACGAAATCAATCGCATGTTCGCAGAGGACAAGCCCGCACTTGCGCGCTACAACCTCAAGGACTGCGAGCTGGTCACGCGTATCTTCGCCCACACCCGACTGCTGGAATTCCTCCTGGAACGTGCCACGGTCACCGGCTTGCCGGTCGACCGCAGTGGCGGTTCGGTGGCGGCGTTCTGTCATCTGTACATTCCCCCCATGCACCGGCAGGGCTATGTGGCGCCGAACCTGGGCAGCCGTCCGGAGGAGGCCAGCCCTGGCGGCTTTGTCATGGACTCGCGGCCGGGGTTGTACGACTCGGTGCTGGTGCTCGATTACAAGAGCCTGTATCCCTCGATCATCCGCACGTTCCTGATCGATCCTGTGGGGCTGGTCGAGGGCCTGGCTCAGCCGGACGATGCGCATTCGGTGGAGGGTTTTCGTGGCGCGCGCTTTTCCCGTACCCGGCATAGTCTGCCGGCGATCGTCGAGCGGGTCTGGCAGGGCAGGGAGGCGGCCAAGCGCGCCGGCAATGCGCCGTTGTCTCAGGCGTTGAAGATCATCATGAACGCCTTCTACGGCGTGCTGGGCTCCAGCGGCTGCCGGTTCTTCGACCCTCGGCTGGCGTCGTCGATCACGATGCGCGGCCACCAGATCATGCGTCAGACCCGGGCGCTCATCGAAGCCCGTGGCTTCGATGTGATCTATGGCGACACCGACTCGACGTTCGTCTGGCTCAAGGGGGCGCACAGCGAAGAGGCCGCCGCGCGTATCGGACGCGAGCTGGTGACCGAGGTGAATCACTGGTGGCGCCAGCACCTGAAGGCCACGCTGGGCCTGGACAGTGCCCTGGAGTTGCAGTTCGAAACCCATTACCGGCGCTTTCTCATGCCGACCATCCGTGGCACCGACGAGGGCAGCAAGAAGCGCTACGCCGGCCTGGTACGCCGCGCGCAGGGCCAGGAAGAAATGGTCTACAAGGGCCTGGAGTCGGTGCGCACCGATTGGTCACCGCTGGCGCGGCAGTTCCAGCAGGAGCTCTACGGGCGCATTTTCCGCGGCCAGCCTTACCGGGACTATGTGCGCGACTTTGTGCGCCGTACCCTGGCCGGGGAGCAGGATACGCTGCTGATCTATCGCAAACGCCTGCGGCGCCCGCTGGCCGATTACCAGCGCAACGTGCCCCCTCATGTGCGCGCCGCGCGCCTGGCCGATGAGTACAACAGCCGCCTGGGGCGCCCGCAGCAATACCAGAACGGCGGCTGGATCAGCTACGTCATCACCACGGCCGGTCCCGAGCCCTTGGAAAACCAGCACTCGCCAATCGATCACGAGCACTACCTGTCACGTCAATTGCAGCCGGTGGCCGACGCGATCCTGCCCTTCGTGGGTGATGACTTCGGCACATTGACCGGTCGGCAACTGCTGCTGTTCTGA
- a CDS encoding dermonecrotic toxin domain-containing protein produces MDGEQDSQGVNETALLRAERAFQDGFIAERLPQWMKSATPQQLRLLGEAMGKSIALRSDLKRVLARIEALDDFIKSKLQAALRTRYSAQFNLHQWSFIGGHPEPVINTQPVGVHLTKLQYDKRSLLEAAVRNFTVEQTKADGQPRGNRLTSARQGGIKAPSATEFATLCRELDLGSAYQQHLDQVLSGLVTDDKPTWTVQSLLADWSRHAMLLDAYKARYSAGLNEQELALIAKLCANDQPQDKASPVKPQRLNCGGSIPPTPTLRSAPGKWQCSAPAGIWRQRFVSFAMSCRHWSSRSIPGSPLPPRCWQGRIAGGSWGNCWHAGNASPTTARH; encoded by the coding sequence ATGGACGGCGAGCAAGACAGTCAAGGCGTGAACGAAACAGCGCTACTGCGCGCGGAGCGCGCCTTTCAGGACGGCTTCATCGCCGAACGCCTACCGCAGTGGATGAAGTCGGCAACGCCCCAGCAACTGCGCCTACTCGGTGAGGCGATGGGCAAAAGCATTGCACTGCGTTCGGACCTCAAGCGCGTGCTGGCGCGGATCGAGGCGCTGGACGACTTCATCAAATCCAAGCTGCAGGCGGCCTTGCGAACGCGTTACTCAGCTCAGTTCAACCTTCACCAATGGAGCTTTATCGGCGGGCATCCAGAACCTGTGATCAACACCCAGCCCGTCGGCGTCCACCTGACCAAGCTGCAATACGACAAGCGTTCACTGCTGGAGGCGGCAGTGCGCAATTTCACGGTCGAACAGACCAAAGCGGACGGGCAACCGCGCGGCAATCGCCTGACCAGTGCCAGGCAGGGCGGGATCAAAGCACCGTCTGCAACCGAGTTTGCCACGTTGTGTCGTGAGCTCGATCTTGGCAGCGCCTACCAACAGCATCTAGACCAAGTGCTGAGCGGGCTTGTGACAGATGACAAACCGACGTGGACCGTCCAGTCGTTGCTGGCTGACTGGAGCCGTCATGCCATGCTGCTCGATGCCTATAAGGCCCGGTACAGCGCGGGACTGAATGAGCAAGAGCTGGCGTTGATCGCCAAACTGTGCGCGAACGATCAACCGCAAGACAAGGCTTCACCCGTGAAGCCGCAGCGCCTGAACTGCGGCGGATCTATCCCACCTACACCGACGCTCAGGTCAGCGCCTGGCAAGTGGCAATGCAGCGCACCGGCAGGGATATGGCGGCAGAGGTTCGTCAGCTTCGCCATGAGCTGCAGGCATTGGAGCAGTCGCTCAATACCTGGCTCGCCGCTACCACCGCGCTGTTGGCAAGGTCGGATCGCAGGAGGGTCATGGGGCAATTGCTGGCATGCTGGAAACGCGTCACCGACGACAGCCCGCCACTGA
- a CDS encoding NEL-type E3 ubiquitin ligase domain-containing protein yields MGQLLACWKRVTDDSPPLSPLVVEYRLELNGLRPGALPPLPTRSFSHVSELAILDMDLGHVPEYFLQAFPNLRILRISGNRLSRLPARLHQLPRLRELNLYDNRVVLDDVQISELTRCSRLEYLNLSHNPLGRSFSVSGFARLRRLLLRNTFIDVLPAGLLECADLDYADLSDNRISRIPPIFHQAPLWLRHRVLLMGNPLAEDDVQALRVAFQSVRGANTHAVAWSGAAAGADRDRMLELWHSIEAVEGSGGMMTLLRRLLDTADFQQQPKVLAMRVLNMLQNMHEQADLRMELFTHADDDLTCQDSVALRFTNLEVRMLAIQAKAQAGTEQGATTQALLGLGRRLWRLAQVEHHVFSFLRAQADSGTPLDEVEVMLGYRQALRGSLDLPIEASEMAFPEYAQLDPARVDRIRTQVRAAEQQEALVGWMVDQDFWREHLLVVNRAHFDQCNARHHQQLERLTAQRDALTQRDAQAQGVSAQALQRQVEQIEAKMKQTQTLQKADERYEMRVLTNRALDTAPVDTAIDAR; encoded by the coding sequence ATGGGGCAATTGCTGGCATGCTGGAAACGCGTCACCGACGACAGCCCGCCACTGAGTCCGCTGGTGGTGGAGTATCGATTGGAACTCAACGGCCTGAGACCGGGGGCCTTGCCGCCGCTGCCTACCCGAAGTTTCTCCCATGTTTCCGAGTTGGCAATTCTGGACATGGATCTGGGGCATGTGCCGGAGTATTTCCTCCAGGCGTTTCCCAACCTTCGGATATTGCGCATCAGCGGCAACCGGCTTTCCCGGCTGCCGGCACGCCTGCATCAGCTGCCGCGCCTGCGCGAGCTGAACCTGTACGACAACCGGGTCGTATTGGATGACGTCCAGATCTCGGAACTGACCCGCTGCTCACGCCTGGAGTACCTCAACCTTTCGCACAATCCGCTGGGTCGCTCGTTTTCCGTCAGTGGCTTCGCCAGGCTCAGGCGACTGCTCCTGCGCAATACCTTCATCGATGTGCTGCCCGCTGGATTGCTGGAGTGCGCGGACTTGGACTATGCGGACCTGAGCGACAATCGAATCAGTCGGATTCCGCCGATATTCCACCAGGCACCGCTGTGGCTCAGGCATCGCGTGCTGTTGATGGGCAATCCGCTGGCCGAGGACGATGTGCAGGCCTTGCGTGTGGCGTTCCAGTCGGTCCGAGGCGCCAATACCCATGCCGTGGCCTGGAGTGGCGCCGCTGCAGGTGCCGACCGGGACCGAATGCTCGAACTGTGGCACTCGATCGAGGCTGTCGAGGGCTCGGGTGGGATGATGACGCTTCTGCGCAGGCTGCTCGATACCGCGGACTTCCAGCAGCAACCGAAGGTACTGGCCATGCGTGTGCTGAACATGCTGCAGAACATGCACGAGCAGGCTGATCTTAGGATGGAGTTGTTCACCCATGCCGACGATGACCTGACCTGCCAGGACAGCGTGGCACTGCGCTTTACCAACCTCGAGGTGCGGATGTTGGCGATCCAGGCCAAGGCCCAGGCTGGCACCGAGCAGGGCGCCACGACGCAGGCATTGCTTGGGCTGGGACGGCGGCTGTGGCGCCTGGCCCAGGTCGAGCATCATGTCTTCAGCTTTCTGCGGGCCCAGGCCGACAGCGGGACCCCGCTTGATGAGGTGGAGGTGATGCTGGGCTATCGACAGGCGTTGCGTGGCTCACTGGATTTGCCCATCGAGGCGAGCGAAATGGCGTTCCCTGAGTATGCCCAGCTGGATCCGGCACGGGTGGACCGGATCCGCACCCAAGTACGCGCCGCAGAACAACAGGAGGCATTGGTCGGGTGGATGGTGGATCAGGATTTCTGGCGCGAACATCTGTTGGTGGTCAATCGCGCGCATTTCGACCAATGCAACGCGCGGCATCATCAGCAGCTCGAGCGGCTGACGGCACAACGGGATGCGCTGACCCAGCGCGATGCCCAGGCGCAGGGGGTGTCGGCCCAGGCGCTGCAACGACAGGTAGAGCAGATCGAAGCCAAGATGAAACAGACCCAGACGCTGCAGAAGGCGGATGAGCGATACGAGATGCGTGTCCTGACCAACCGAGCGCTGGACACGGCCCCGGTCGATACCGCTATCGATGCCCGATGA
- a CDS encoding DUF4174 domain-containing protein: protein MLVRSLTLATLLVLAGPVFAADSDAPLAKELGKARPLVIIAPSSADPTLRGLNEALQDPATQAAFKERSLVLYSVANMMGKREDKNLEQQTTMALIRELKLGASKGTKVILVGKDGERHVLKDDDSGEKVDPQTIIKAVDELPASEKAVSAPEPVAASTPAEPKSKGKDSKPAKPAKPAAPPKPLED, encoded by the coding sequence ATGCTCGTCCGGTCACTGACCCTCGCCACTCTGCTTGTCCTCGCAGGCCCTGTGTTTGCCGCGGACAGTGATGCTCCGTTGGCCAAGGAACTGGGCAAGGCAAGGCCCTTGGTCATCATCGCACCCAGCAGCGCCGACCCGACCTTGCGCGGCTTGAACGAGGCCCTCCAGGACCCCGCCACCCAGGCCGCCTTCAAGGAGCGCAGCCTGGTGCTGTACAGCGTGGCCAACATGATGGGCAAGCGTGAGGACAAGAACCTCGAACAACAGACCACCATGGCCTTGATTCGCGAGCTCAAGCTCGGCGCCAGCAAAGGCACCAAGGTGATCCTGGTGGGCAAGGATGGTGAGCGGCATGTACTCAAGGATGACGACAGCGGCGAGAAGGTCGATCCGCAGACGATCATCAAGGCGGTGGATGAACTGCCTGCCAGCGAGAAGGCCGTCAGCGCGCCGGAGCCGGTGGCCGCCTCCACGCCCGCCGAGCCCAAGTCCAAGGGCAAGGACAGCAAGCCGGCCAAGCCCGCCAAGCCGGCTGCACCGCCCAAGCCGTTGGAGGATTGA
- a CDS encoding DMT family transporter, whose protein sequence is MTRLHLRLQTAIQNGGLYAVLAALGFSFKAIFVKLAYAAGPVDAITLLAMRMGLALPLFAWLAWLSRGQSGTKLGLGDGLRVAGLGLLGYYLASLFDFYGLQYISAGLERLILFTYPTLVLVFQAIALRERPTLRTLTAMGLCYLGLGIAFVHDVSVAGVGEQVVLGSLWVVASAVSYALYYSGTGIMLKRMSSMRLAGLCGIASSLMVLAHYLLVADIGQLWQQPLTIWVHAGLMAVFSTVLPIYWVALAIQRLGPTHTAAVGNLGPVLTMLASWAILSEQVSGYQLLGLALVLYGITRLKPAKKQDASAQPKQAEA, encoded by the coding sequence ATGACGCGTTTGCACCTTCGCCTTCAGACAGCGATCCAGAACGGCGGCCTCTATGCCGTGCTGGCGGCCTTGGGATTCAGCTTCAAGGCCATCTTCGTCAAGCTGGCCTATGCCGCAGGGCCGGTGGACGCCATCACCCTGTTGGCCATGCGCATGGGGCTGGCGCTGCCGTTGTTCGCTTGGCTGGCCTGGCTCAGCCGTGGCCAGTCGGGTACGAAGCTGGGTCTTGGGGATGGCCTGCGCGTGGCCGGACTCGGCCTGTTGGGTTACTACCTGGCAAGCCTGTTCGACTTCTATGGCCTGCAGTACATCAGTGCCGGGCTCGAGCGGCTGATCCTGTTCACCTATCCCACGCTCGTGCTGGTGTTCCAGGCCATCGCCCTGCGCGAGCGCCCTACCCTGCGGACCCTGACAGCCATGGGCCTGTGCTACCTGGGCCTGGGCATCGCGTTCGTGCACGACGTCAGCGTGGCCGGCGTCGGCGAGCAGGTGGTGCTGGGGTCGTTGTGGGTGGTGGCCAGCGCGGTGAGCTACGCGCTCTATTACTCGGGCACCGGCATCATGCTCAAGCGCATGAGTTCGATGCGCCTGGCCGGCCTCTGCGGCATCGCCTCGTCTTTGATGGTGCTGGCGCACTACCTGCTGGTCGCCGACATCGGCCAGTTGTGGCAGCAGCCACTGACGATCTGGGTGCACGCGGGGCTGATGGCGGTGTTTTCCACGGTCCTGCCGATCTACTGGGTAGCCCTGGCGATCCAACGCCTGGGGCCCACCCATACCGCGGCGGTGGGCAACCTGGGGCCGGTGCTGACGATGCTGGCGTCGTGGGCGATCCTCAGCGAGCAGGTCTCAGGGTATCAATTGCTGGGCTTGGCGCTGGTGCTATATGGCATAACGCGCCTGAAGCCTGCGAAGAAACAGGACGCTTCGGCGCAGCCCAAGCAGGCTGAAGCTTAG